Proteins encoded by one window of Halosolutus amylolyticus:
- a CDS encoding cation:proton antiporter, producing MALELYNVGLVVIGVALFGVAVLPRFVSDRAISMPIFFVALGMLVFGAPIGLPPPDPLEQGTTTEHLAELGVIVALMGVGLKIDRVPGLRAWASTWRLLAITMPLSIAGAALLGWWSGLVIPTAILLGACIAPTDPVLASEVQVRGPGMGTEAEPLEAAAGKQDEVRFALTSEAGLNDGLAFPFTNLAIAVALVGLAPGNWLGEWLIVDVGYRIVVGVLLGILLGYLTARLVFATEPDTPVAESVQGLEAIAGTLLVYGATELAGGYGFIAVFVAALVVRHYERSHEYNRSLHEVSEFAEQVMMALIMLFFGGAIVGGLLDPLTTEAIVAAIAIVFVVRPLAGVVGFLGFDRDPAERATIAFFGIRGIGSFYYLAHGLNEAAFPDADLVWAIVGAVVLLSIVVHGITATPAVRWLEARAE from the coding sequence ATGGCCCTCGAGCTGTACAACGTTGGCCTGGTCGTGATCGGCGTGGCACTGTTCGGCGTCGCCGTCCTCCCGCGGTTCGTCTCCGATCGTGCGATCTCGATGCCGATCTTCTTCGTCGCTCTCGGCATGCTCGTGTTCGGTGCCCCGATCGGGCTCCCCCCGCCGGACCCGCTAGAGCAGGGAACGACGACGGAGCACCTCGCGGAACTGGGCGTCATCGTCGCGCTGATGGGCGTCGGACTGAAGATCGATCGCGTGCCCGGCCTGCGCGCGTGGGCCTCGACGTGGCGACTGCTCGCGATCACGATGCCGCTGTCGATCGCCGGAGCGGCGCTGCTGGGCTGGTGGAGCGGCCTCGTGATCCCGACCGCGATCCTGCTGGGCGCGTGTATCGCCCCGACCGATCCGGTGCTCGCGTCGGAAGTCCAGGTCCGCGGACCGGGAATGGGTACCGAGGCCGAGCCGCTGGAAGCGGCGGCCGGGAAGCAAGACGAGGTCCGGTTCGCTCTCACCTCCGAGGCGGGGTTGAACGATGGGCTGGCCTTCCCGTTTACGAACCTGGCGATCGCGGTCGCCCTCGTCGGCCTCGCGCCCGGCAACTGGCTGGGCGAGTGGCTTATCGTCGACGTCGGTTACCGGATCGTCGTCGGCGTGCTCCTCGGGATCCTCCTCGGCTACCTGACCGCCAGACTCGTCTTCGCCACGGAACCCGATACGCCCGTCGCGGAGTCGGTTCAGGGTCTCGAGGCGATCGCCGGAACCCTGCTCGTCTACGGGGCAACCGAACTCGCCGGGGGCTACGGGTTCATCGCGGTGTTCGTCGCGGCGCTCGTGGTCCGACACTACGAGCGCTCGCACGAGTACAACCGATCTCTCCACGAGGTGAGCGAGTTCGCCGAACAGGTGATGATGGCCCTCATCATGCTCTTTTTCGGCGGCGCGATCGTCGGCGGACTGCTCGACCCACTCACGACGGAGGCGATCGTCGCGGCGATCGCGATCGTGTTCGTCGTCCGGCCCCTCGCCGGCGTGGTTGGGTTTCTCGGGTTCGATCGCGACCCCGCCGAACGGGCGACGATCGCCTTCTTCGGCATCCGGGGGATCGGCTCGTTCTACTACCTCGCCCACGGGCTGAACGAAGCCGCGTTTCCCGACGCCGATCTCGTGTGGGCCATCGTCGGCGCGGTCGTCCTCCTCTCGATCGTCGTCCACGGGATCACCGCGACCCCGGCGGTCCGCTGGCTCGAGGCGCGGGCGGAGTAG